A region of uncultured Desulfobacter sp. DNA encodes the following proteins:
- a CDS encoding peptidylprolyl isomerase, which yields MTEAIKSGDTIAVDYTGKLENGDVFDSSQGKQPLTFTVGAGMLIQGFDQAVIGMTKGESKTVTIPPEMGYGPRDESATVDIPRAQFPQEMALREGMNLHLQDPAGNPVPATVAKISEESVTMDLNHFLAGKTLVFDITIAQTGLEPPPSSCGTNAGSCNSGCCGSCKCS from the coding sequence ATGACCGAAGCAATAAAATCAGGGGATACCATTGCCGTAGACTATACGGGAAAACTTGAAAACGGGGATGTGTTTGACTCTTCCCAAGGCAAACAGCCGCTGACCTTCACAGTTGGTGCAGGTATGCTGATCCAGGGCTTTGACCAGGCTGTCATCGGCATGACAAAAGGGGAATCAAAAACCGTAACCATACCGCCTGAAATGGGATACGGTCCAAGAGACGAGAGTGCCACGGTGGATATCCCAAGGGCCCAGTTTCCCCAGGAGATGGCCCTGAGAGAAGGCATGAATCTGCACCTTCAGGATCCAGCAGGCAATCCGGTTCCTGCCACGGTGGCTAAAATAAGCGAGGAAAGTGTCACCATGGACCTGAACCATTTCCTGGCCGGTAAAACCCTTGTGTTTGACATCACCATTGCTCAAACCGGGCTTGAACCCCCGCCAAGCAGCTGTGGAACCAATGCCGGAAGTTGTAACTCGGGCTGTTGCGGATCCTGTAAATGTAGTTAA
- a CDS encoding YqaE/Pmp3 family membrane protein — translation MELLKIIAAIILPPVGVFLQVGIGMHFWLNIVLTLLGYIPGIVHAIWVIAKNK, via the coding sequence ATGGAACTTTTGAAAATTATTGCAGCCATTATTCTTCCGCCGGTGGGGGTTTTCCTTCAGGTGGGCATCGGCATGCATTTCTGGTTGAATATTGTTTTAACCCTCCTTGGTTACATTCCGGGAATAGTTCACGCCATCTGGGTAATAGCCAAAAACAAATAA
- a CDS encoding response regulator, which yields MSHKNLILTVDDKPQNLQFLGKLLSNNGYEVAMAQSGAQALKFVTAEFPDLILLDIMMPEMDGYTVCEKLKTELPTRHIPVIFLTAKTDAQDIVKGFEAGGVDYVTKPFHSAELLARIKTHIELKTLRDLLPMCSHCKKIRDDKGFWNDVDRYLEAHSHLTFTHGICPACMDKLYMGYDWYKKRKKPDSDK from the coding sequence ATGTCCCATAAAAATCTCATTTTGACAGTTGATGACAAACCGCAGAATCTTCAGTTTCTGGGGAAACTGCTGTCGAATAATGGCTATGAAGTTGCCATGGCCCAGAGCGGTGCCCAGGCCCTTAAGTTTGTAACAGCTGAATTTCCCGATCTCATTTTATTGGATATCATGATGCCGGAAATGGATGGGTATACGGTGTGTGAAAAATTGAAAACCGAACTTCCCACCCGCCATATTCCGGTGATTTTTTTAACGGCCAAGACTGATGCCCAGGATATTGTAAAGGGGTTTGAGGCGGGTGGCGTGGATTATGTGACCAAGCCCTTTCACTCTGCCGAGCTTCTGGCCCGTATCAAAACCCATATTGAGCTCAAAACCCTGCGCGACCTTTTACCCATGTGTTCACACTGCAAAAAGATTAGAGACGACAAGGGTTTCTGGAATGATGTGGACAGATATCTTGAGGCCCACTCCCACCTGACCTTTACCCACGGTATCTGTCCGGCCTGCATGGACAAACTGTATATGGGATATGACTGGTATAAAAAAAGAAAGAAGCCTGATTCCGATAAGTAA
- a CDS encoding homocysteine S-methyltransferase family protein: MGKKDNTILNIIDKRILILDGATGTEMQKRGLPPGVSPELWSMENPDVSADIYRAYARAGSDMLYTCTFGGTPWKLEEFGAADKTEQINCRIAQNAVKTADELAAQEGRRPLIAGDIGPSGRFIMPFGDLGFEEAIQGFKRQVKGLIDGGVDLFVIETQIDIQESRAALLAVKELCGGFTMVSMTFDETGHSLNGTTPEAMAVTLESLGADVVGVNCSTGPKEMLNIIRRIRQVVQIPVMAKPNAGMPVIKNNETVFPMGAQEFSDFAEPFAKAGVNIMGGCCGTTPEHIGKLARSMKGIAPLGRKPVEKAMLSSATQVLITDSNSPIRIIGERINPTGKKILQAELKASNMGYVRKLARDQAAAGADLLDINAGMPGIDEKQTLLDIISSVVPVVSLPLVIDSSDPDVVEAAVRYYPGRALINSISAEKEKLEKLLPVAAKYGAMLVVLPLADNELPDKAERRKELVTEIANRATAYGYTNKDLIVDGLVMTVSSNPQAAKETLATVKWASEQGFGTVLGLSNISFGLPERGWVNAGFFAMAAGAGLSWAIANPSHDLLMNTKAASDVLTGRDRDALSYIQRFAQDKNAEKKTDKTKIKTADLPVEDRIVAAVIEGRREDIEELCNQALEKGIAPSELLEKKMIPAIMTVGEYYDARKYFLPQLIASAETMQKGFAVLEPALQASGSNEKKGTLVFATVQGDIHDIGKNIVVLMLRNFGFDVIDLGKDITADAIIEAAKTHKADLIGLSALMTTTMVRMPEVIALAKQSGLGCKVMVGGAVVTREWAESIGAEYSSDGVEAVNVAARICMDKS; the protein is encoded by the coding sequence GTGGGAAAAAAAGATAACACCATACTGAACATTATTGATAAACGAATCCTTATCCTGGACGGCGCTACGGGCACCGAGATGCAGAAACGCGGGCTCCCGCCCGGGGTCAGCCCGGAGCTGTGGTCCATGGAAAACCCCGACGTATCGGCCGACATATATCGCGCCTATGCCCGGGCAGGTTCAGATATGCTTTACACCTGCACCTTTGGTGGTACCCCCTGGAAACTTGAGGAGTTCGGTGCCGCAGATAAAACAGAGCAGATTAACTGCCGGATAGCACAAAATGCGGTTAAAACAGCAGACGAACTGGCGGCACAAGAGGGACGGCGGCCGCTCATTGCCGGAGATATCGGACCCAGTGGACGATTTATCATGCCTTTTGGAGACCTTGGATTTGAAGAGGCCATCCAGGGATTTAAACGCCAGGTCAAAGGGTTGATTGACGGCGGCGTGGATCTGTTTGTCATCGAAACCCAGATTGATATCCAGGAGAGCCGGGCCGCTTTGCTTGCGGTCAAGGAGCTTTGCGGCGGATTTACCATGGTGTCCATGACCTTTGATGAAACCGGTCACAGCTTAAACGGCACCACACCCGAGGCCATGGCTGTTACCCTTGAAAGCCTTGGCGCTGATGTGGTGGGTGTCAATTGCTCCACCGGTCCCAAAGAGATGCTCAATATCATCCGGCGCATCCGGCAGGTTGTGCAGATCCCGGTGATGGCGAAACCCAATGCGGGAATGCCCGTTATAAAAAATAATGAAACGGTTTTCCCCATGGGTGCCCAGGAGTTCAGCGATTTTGCCGAGCCCTTTGCCAAGGCCGGTGTCAATATCATGGGAGGCTGCTGCGGCACCACCCCGGAGCATATCGGCAAGCTGGCCCGGAGCATGAAAGGCATTGCGCCTTTGGGAAGAAAACCGGTGGAAAAGGCGATGCTCTCTTCGGCCACCCAGGTGCTGATTACGGATTCAAACAGCCCCATTCGCATCATCGGTGAACGCATTAACCCAACCGGAAAAAAAATTCTGCAGGCCGAGCTGAAGGCGTCAAACATGGGCTATGTGCGCAAACTGGCCCGGGACCAGGCTGCAGCCGGGGCCGATCTGCTTGACATTAATGCGGGCATGCCCGGTATTGATGAAAAACAGACCTTATTAGATATCATTTCAAGTGTGGTGCCGGTTGTCAGTCTTCCCCTGGTCATTGACTCATCTGATCCTGATGTGGTGGAAGCGGCTGTGCGCTACTATCCTGGCCGGGCTTTGATCAACTCAATTTCAGCCGAAAAGGAAAAGCTTGAAAAGCTTCTGCCGGTGGCGGCCAAGTACGGAGCCATGCTTGTTGTGCTGCCTTTGGCCGATAACGAATTGCCGGACAAGGCAGAGCGCAGAAAAGAGCTGGTCACTGAAATTGCCAATCGGGCCACAGCCTATGGATACACAAATAAAGATCTGATCGTGGACGGTTTGGTCATGACTGTATCCAGCAATCCCCAGGCGGCCAAAGAGACCCTTGCAACCGTTAAATGGGCCTCGGAACAGGGTTTTGGCACGGTTCTCGGGTTATCCAACATCTCCTTTGGTCTACCCGAACGAGGGTGGGTGAATGCCGGCTTTTTTGCCATGGCAGCCGGTGCCGGACTCTCCTGGGCCATTGCCAACCCATCCCATGATCTTTTGATGAATACCAAAGCGGCCTCGGATGTTTTGACCGGACGAGACCGTGATGCGCTGTCATACATCCAGCGATTTGCCCAGGATAAAAACGCCGAAAAGAAAACAGATAAAACCAAAATAAAAACAGCGGATCTGCCCGTTGAAGATCGGATTGTTGCAGCGGTGATAGAGGGCCGAAGGGAGGATATTGAAGAACTTTGCAATCAGGCCCTTGAAAAAGGGATCGCTCCGTCCGAACTGCTGGAAAAAAAGATGATCCCGGCCATCATGACTGTGGGGGAGTACTATGATGCAAGAAAGTATTTTCTTCCCCAGCTCATTGCCAGTGCCGAGACCATGCAAAAGGGGTTTGCCGTTCTTGAACCCGCCCTTCAGGCGTCCGGTTCCAATGAAAAAAAAGGCACTCTGGTCTTTGCCACGGTCCAGGGGGATATCCACGACATTGGAAAAAATATCGTGGTGCTGATGCTAAGAAACTTCGGGTTTGATGTGATTGATCTGGGCAAGGATATCACGGCAGACGCCATCATTGAGGCAGCCAAAACCCATAAGGCTGATCTTATTGGACTGTCCGCCCTGATGACCACCACCATGGTGCGCATGCCCGAGGTCATTGCCCTGGCAAAACAGAGCGGGCTTGGATGCAAGGTCATGGTGGGTGGGGCCGTGGTGACCCGGGAGTGGGCCGAATCCATAGGAGCGGAATACTCCTCCGACGGGGTGGAGGCTGTCAATGTGGCTGCCCGGATCTGCATGGATAAAAGCTAA
- the pruA gene encoding L-glutamate gamma-semialdehyde dehydrogenase, protein MANSIYTIPTPYNEPVKSYAPGSPERGALSAELSRQMAIQVDIPVIVNGEEIKTGDVCNVVCPHDHGHVLGKVHMAGEKEIKAAVQAALSAKHAWETMEWQERAAVFLKAADLISTKYTAKLNAATMLGQSKNAFQAEIDATCELVDFLRFNVSYMEEIYANQPFSSKGVYNRLEYRPLEGFVFALTPFNFTAIAGNLPTSPAMMGNTVVWKPSTTAVLSNYYVMQILKEAGLPDGVVNFIPGYGSQIGDILFTHKDFAGMHFTGSTAVFQNLWKKAAQNIETYVSYPRIVGETGGKDYIFAHASADVDQLVTGIIRGAFEFQGQKCSACSRLYVPASLWPAVQDQLKGKIAQIKVGPVTDFTNLVNAVIDEKAFDTIDGYILRAEASCDAEVIIGGQRDKTKGYFVHPTVILAKTSDYESMAEEIFGPVLTVYVYEDKEMDATLDILDSTSPYALTGAVFAKDRDVINALMRRLTHTAGNFYINDKPTGAVVGQQPFGGARKSGTNDKAGSYLNLIRWISPRTIKETMIPPVNYSYPFMA, encoded by the coding sequence ATGGCAAACAGCATATATACCATACCCACACCTTATAACGAACCGGTTAAATCCTATGCCCCGGGCAGCCCGGAACGCGGGGCGCTGTCTGCGGAACTGAGCCGCCAGATGGCAATCCAGGTTGACATTCCCGTCATTGTCAATGGCGAAGAGATCAAAACCGGAGATGTCTGCAATGTGGTCTGCCCCCATGACCACGGTCATGTGCTTGGTAAAGTGCATATGGCAGGTGAAAAAGAGATCAAGGCAGCTGTGCAGGCCGCTTTATCCGCAAAACATGCCTGGGAGACCATGGAGTGGCAGGAGCGTGCAGCCGTTTTCCTCAAAGCAGCAGATCTGATTTCCACAAAATATACGGCCAAACTCAATGCCGCCACCATGCTGGGCCAGTCCAAAAATGCCTTCCAGGCTGAAATTGACGCCACCTGCGAGTTGGTGGATTTTCTGCGCTTTAATGTGAGTTATATGGAAGAGATATATGCCAACCAGCCGTTCAGCTCAAAAGGCGTTTACAACCGCCTGGAATACCGTCCCCTGGAAGGTTTTGTTTTTGCACTGACGCCATTTAACTTTACGGCCATTGCCGGCAACCTGCCCACCTCACCGGCCATGATGGGTAACACAGTTGTGTGGAAACCTTCCACCACGGCTGTACTGTCCAACTACTATGTCATGCAGATTCTCAAGGAAGCGGGACTTCCTGACGGCGTCGTCAACTTCATCCCGGGATACGGCTCCCAGATCGGTGATATTTTGTTCACTCATAAGGATTTTGCGGGCATGCACTTCACCGGCTCTACAGCGGTTTTCCAAAATCTTTGGAAAAAAGCGGCTCAAAACATTGAAACCTACGTTTCTTATCCCAGGATTGTGGGGGAAACCGGGGGAAAGGACTATATCTTTGCCCATGCCAGTGCCGATGTGGATCAGCTTGTTACAGGGATTATCCGAGGCGCCTTTGAGTTCCAGGGCCAGAAATGCTCTGCATGTTCCCGTCTCTATGTCCCGGCGTCCCTGTGGCCTGCTGTTCAGGATCAGCTCAAGGGAAAAATTGCTCAAATCAAGGTGGGGCCGGTGACCGATTTCACCAACCTTGTAAATGCCGTGATTGATGAAAAAGCATTTGACACCATTGATGGCTATATCTTACGGGCTGAAGCCTCTTGTGATGCCGAGGTCATCATTGGCGGTCAGCGGGACAAAACCAAGGGCTATTTTGTTCATCCCACCGTAATTCTTGCCAAAACATCGGATTATGAATCCATGGCCGAAGAGATTTTCGGACCGGTGCTCACGGTTTATGTATACGAAGATAAAGAAATGGACGCCACCCTGGACATTCTGGACAGTACAAGTCCATATGCCCTGACCGGTGCTGTTTTCGCCAAAGACCGCGATGTGATCAACGCCCTTATGAGGCGCCTTACCCACACGGCCGGCAATTTTTATATTAATGATAAACCCACGGGTGCCGTGGTCGGCCAGCAACCCTTTGGCGGGGCCCGTAAAAGCGGCACCAACGATAAGGCCGGATCTTACCTGAACCTGATCCGCTGGATCTCTCCCCGGACCATCAAGGAGACCATGATTCCACCCGTGAATTACAGCTATCCGTTCATGGCGTAA